In one Bacteroidales bacterium WCE2004 genomic region, the following are encoded:
- a CDS encoding nitrogen regulatory protein P-II family, translating to MKKIEAIVRKTKFEEVKEALLGADINWFEYHNVHGIGQSRQERIYRGVQYSTDVIERVALTIVCRDQFVDPTVQVILKTASTGEIGDGRIFISDVIDTWSIRTGEHGDTVLRDKK from the coding sequence ATGAAAAAAATTGAAGCCATCGTCCGCAAGACGAAATTCGAGGAGGTCAAGGAGGCCTTGCTCGGAGCAGACATCAACTGGTTCGAATACCACAACGTGCACGGTATCGGCCAGAGCCGCCAGGAGCGCATCTACCGCGGCGTCCAGTATTCCACGGACGTGATCGAGCGCGTGGCGCTGACCATCGTGTGCCGTGACCAGTTCGTCGATCCGACCGTCCAGGTGATCCTCAAGACGGCGTCGACGGGCGAGATCGGAGACGGCCGTATCTTTATCAGCGACGTGATCGACACCTGGTCCATCCGCACCGGCGAGCACGGCGACACGGTCCTGCGGGACAAAAAGTAG
- a CDS encoding ammonium transporter, translating to MEELAISLDTVWMLLAAMLVFFMQPGFALCEAGFTRSKNTANILMKNFVDFMFGSLLFWFVGFGFMFGSEGAGFIGAPNWGSLSFYKSDLPVEGFLIFQTVFCATSATIVSGAMAERTKFSMYLLYSAFISLIIYPIEGHWTWGGGWLSELGFHDFAGSAIVHSVGGVLALIGAIALGPRLGKYGTDGKSRAIPGHNLTMAALGVFILWMGWFGFNPGSQLAASGEVNRTAISHVFLTTNLAAAAGGVATMFLTWIKYGKPSLSLTLNGVLAGLVGITAGCDVVSPLGAVVIGLVCGIVLVYAIEFIDRKLHIDDPVGASSVHGVCGILGTLMTGLLATDGGLFYGGGWHFLGVQALGIVAIDLWAAVTGVLLFFGIKKLHGLRVGKRVEEEGLDIYEHGESCYN from the coding sequence ATGGAAGAATTAGCTATTTCTCTCGATACTGTATGGATGTTGTTGGCCGCGATGCTGGTCTTCTTCATGCAACCGGGCTTCGCGCTGTGCGAGGCGGGATTCACCCGCAGCAAGAACACGGCGAACATCCTGATGAAGAATTTCGTTGATTTCATGTTCGGTTCCCTGCTGTTCTGGTTCGTCGGTTTCGGATTTATGTTCGGCAGCGAGGGCGCCGGCTTCATCGGCGCGCCCAACTGGGGCAGCCTGTCTTTCTACAAGAGTGACCTGCCCGTGGAGGGCTTCCTCATCTTCCAGACCGTCTTCTGCGCCACTTCCGCCACGATCGTGAGCGGTGCGATGGCCGAGCGGACCAAGTTCTCGATGTACCTGCTGTACAGCGCGTTCATCTCGCTCATCATCTACCCGATCGAGGGCCACTGGACCTGGGGCGGCGGCTGGCTCAGCGAGCTGGGCTTCCACGATTTCGCCGGTTCGGCGATCGTCCACAGCGTGGGCGGCGTGCTCGCCCTGATCGGCGCCATCGCGCTCGGACCCCGGCTGGGCAAGTACGGCACGGACGGCAAGAGCCGCGCCATTCCCGGCCACAACCTGACGATGGCCGCGCTCGGCGTCTTCATCCTCTGGATGGGCTGGTTCGGCTTCAACCCGGGCAGCCAGCTGGCCGCCTCCGGCGAAGTGAACCGCACGGCGATCTCCCACGTGTTCCTGACCACCAACCTGGCGGCTGCCGCCGGCGGCGTGGCGACGATGTTCCTTACCTGGATCAAGTACGGCAAACCGTCCCTCTCCCTGACCCTCAACGGCGTGCTGGCCGGCCTGGTCGGCATCACGGCGGGCTGCGACGTGGTCTCTCCGCTCGGTGCGGTGGTCATCGGCCTGGTCTGCGGCATCGTGCTGGTCTATGCCATCGAATTCATTGACCGCAAGCTGCACATCGACGACCCGGTGGGTGCGTCCAGCGTCCACGGCGTCTGCGGCATTCTCGGCACGCTGATGACCGGCCTGCTGGCCACGGACGGCGGCCTCTTCTACGGCGGCGGCTGGCACTTCCTCGGCGTGCAGGCGCTCGGCATCGTGGCCATCGACCTCTGGGCCGCCGTGACCGGTGTCCTGCTCTTCTTCGGCATCAAGAAGCTCCACGGCCTGCGTGTGGGCAAGCGCGTGGAGGAGGAAGGCCTCGATATCTACGAGCACGGCGAGAGCTGCTACAACTAG